DNA from Daucus carota subsp. sativus chromosome 1, DH1 v3.0, whole genome shotgun sequence:
ttttcaaacttatttttaaaattacggTCAAAGTGACTCAGATTACGACACAGTTAATCTAGAGTCGATTTTCAAGTCAATAACATTTGAAACGACGTTGTACCgtaattatgaaaataatttctaCAAACTtggttatttttggaaaaaacacTAATAGTTATATAGGGATagtatcaaataaaaacttttttaagttgtaaacttattaactttttttttgaatttttttattcccccaacctgttaatccttagtttAGAAAGTATTTATGTTAAAAgttattgaaaaaacatcacaattttaaaaataacgcatagataaatcgtgcattcaacacatttgtaacatgggttcaacattgggtgtagaacattaattatcattgtgttgaatatatttattgagatacttaaactatacctctggggtttgggtaaggtctaaaaagataaatattggttatataatacgtttaacttagttcttacattgaaaaattagtttatgtacttctccaacacaattttaatcgatgttcaacaaaatatcttaaaaaatgttgaactcctgttatatatgtgttaaacaaaaaaagtttgtaagtttgtatcaGAACCATCTCCTAGTTATATATCCCATGTATGGAAGCCCCGTTGTATTACATTATATGCataaatatgattaattttaaaattattcatgaAACTTTAAAGTAGAACTAAATATggcaaaaaaaaagagtagaaCTAAAAGTGACACACGCATATTATACACACATCATTATTACATGGAGAATCTATCTTATACAAAGTACTGAGAACCATCTGATcctgctttaaaatctcattagtaatttaaaaattaattatatttatacataaaatttgatttcaatGTAGAATACTAAGTCACACATAACATACAAAGATGATTTAGCACTTACAATTTAagcaaaaaatttgaattttgaatttgctTTATTAAAGAGTCATTTTGGACAAAAATGGTTAGGCCGTAGAATCAGTttgaatattatgattaatttttaataatatttggaAAAAAGATGATTAcactttattttttgatttaccAATTGAATAGTTGATATATAATGAgatatataaatgtattttgtgtgtgtgtgtgtgtgtatatgtgttatctactaaaatttatatgagGTGGTGTCTCGATCTCTATATGTTTGTGTTTTATAATACTAGAGATTCCATTTAAGATTCTTCTAGCATTTTTTTTCATAAGACTTTCACGTCAGTGAATTGTACCGAAATACAATCCCGAAAGGATCGGAGAGTTTTTTTCATACATGAAAAACTTTCTTCTAATCAAAGGACATGTAGAAAAGCCCcacaaaaattagataaaaattttgatttttgaaaaaaaacactCGAAATAAAAGCAAAATCCGCGGAACTAAGAGGAAAGGaaaactttcattcaaaaaagtctaCCGACTAACCAAAGGTCATGCAGAGATGACCCTggaaatttagccaataaaactTCAATGACCGAAGAGAAAACCCCGATGAAAACAAAAATCCGCCGAAAGGAAAAAAATAGAGGGAGAAAAAAGGAAGAAAGAAAGAAGAATCAAGCATGAAAGATTATGCCAGACACCGAAACAAAGTCATCTAAAATGACACAATCATTAATAAACGATAAACATAATCTCAATATAAGATCAGGAAGCCATCAACTATGGCACTCCCTCGACAAGGGCACgataattaaaactaaatatGCAACAAGCTATATAAATCTAGTTATAAACGAATCATATATGagacaaatatattaaaaatcactaaaacaaaatattttaaactcataCCATTATCGTGGGGTCAATTCACATGATCTTTACCTtatcgaatataaatataagtgaTCATCGGCTATGGCTAGCATTGATCATGATATCTAAAGGAAATTTGCAAAACTATTCATGTTTTTAAACTTATTATCAAGAATATGATCGAAATTGCAACTGAACTACCGAATTGGTACGGAAGTTGTAACATGGGAAAACCACGAAAACACGGTTGATTTTCATGTTACTGGCATTACAAATGAGATTGCCccatatttatgaaaataatttttagaacttggatatttttgagaaaaaatgatatatttaataGAATTTATATATAACTGATTAAATCATGACATATATCATTCGACATTCATTTTGAAAACGAATTTTGGTGCTctaacattttttatatatatttaattggagttaagcaaattttttattttatgagttTATGATTAATCTATTTTTTCTTATCCTTTTTATAATTGAACAAGCACTCATCTTGTCTCTACGATATCAAACCTTGCTAGCGCATTAAGATTTAGGATAACAGATAGTAGTATATTAGAGTATCTTCACAAAAACTCTTACTTGCACGAGCTCTACTTAAAgcgaaatatttaatatattttatatttgttcgactcgatcattcttgtagatgtcGTATGGCTGTTATATATTGTATTATCTCCTtctcttcaaaaaaataaattatgatcataaattgaataatcaaaaaaaaaattagtgacTTTTAAAGAATTTAAGTATCATCTTCTCTCTTCTCTTTTTTCTATATTAAAGGCATTCTCATTGATATAATAGagttcaaatattaataatataaaaaaaagaatattaaatttaataaaattaaaatgcgCTAAGTTACTAAGTTGttaagaattatattttttattgcaTTTAAAAACTAGTTAGGGTGCTCTTTAACAAGTTTAGAGAATACGTAATTATTACACGGAGAATGCATAGGATTATGACAAAAGGGGGAGGTGATTCCATGTGATGCCCATCCTCATTTTCTGTTTAGTGTAAACTCATTTATTGCTGCAAAGCCTGCAATAGACAATACATATGGCTTTCCTCAGCAATTCTCCatgtgattttatatatattcatccTAAATTAGTCacgtttttaaaaaaattattattatataatatttaaattaaattattaatatatcatatatcattatataataattgataTATACTAATGTATGtcattatttttgttaattatgtctctttattataaaaattaatatttatttatcatagTCAAATTCTATGGAGTCTCCAGAGTCCCCGTCCTCGAAGcccatttatattttacaaacaAAATATCTTGTAAAACGTGTTATCTTCCAAAACATGTTTcacaaatcttttttttttgaataaatgttTCACAAATCTTATTATTTCACTAAAATCTTACCAATCTCATAAATTTACAACATGTATATGTTCTACAAACTAAGcatgttttataaaataatatatttacaatatTCTACTCGAAAATTGTATAGGATCCGCaagattttcaataaatttcaaaaagatAGTGTAGAACatcatttgaaaaataatatgtttaaaaatattttaagctATATTACACTTGCTAAACATATATGGACCCAAGACTGCAATGAACAAGTATTTGCTTTACAGCAAAAATAGCTATAAACCACGCAAAACCTGTTTTGCATTTCATGTACAAACTGTCAGCAAGTTACAAGTATGTCTCAGATGAGGATGGCTTGAgagaaaaataatcaaaaaggtCACACATAAATACAATATACTATGATACACTTTTCCTTATCCTTTTTGTACTAGTCAAATGACTATGAAAAAAATTGCGGATTTCTGTAGAGAAAGACGTGGCAATAGCAATCTTTGTCAACCCACTAAGTCATACAGGGAGGAGATGAATCTAATATAGGTAACCAATGGAACCAGCCTTTCACAACTCCAAGAATAATGTCACTTTTTCTACTTAATTCAATTAGATATGATATAATTCCGCAAATGCAAGTCGACGAGGACAGAGATGTAAAACCACCAGTGCTTATATGCTGGTTGCACGAGATGAGCCACCGCGGCTACTGGAACTCGAATAATCTTTTTTCCATATAGCCTCCAAATTTTGGAAGAATCTCAATGGTCTCACCTGCACACATTGATAGTTATCGGAATAAGAAAAGGAACATTTACCCGCATAGTATATATAACTACCATGACACCGTTCTGTGTAAGGTAGGACCTACTGACCTAGTCAACAGTCCGTAAAATGATCCATTCTGCATCTTTACTGCTAAACTTTATATGTAAAAGTAACTATATGGCACAATGCAAAGACAATTTTTCTGGTCATCCttgtttatcaaaaaatttcatcaaattaatttatgccCGTTTTAGTCTTACGTCCACATTGCTTCATGTTTGCGACGTAGGTAAGTCGAGTCTAGTCGACAGAGGTACAATTCATCGACTAGTtgactatatataaaaaatacgaACCAATTCCATGACCACCATTTATAACTACAGGCATCACCCATTTATACTTAATTgatcactattttatacagtAAAATCAGCCTTGTTTCTCATAATTAAGAAAATCTAGTTGTGTTAACTATTGGTGGTCGATTATTGATGCTAAATTGTAGTTGTATGAGATTCATGATGGTAAGTGATGAGAGGAGGTGTGTGATGGTGGAGGAGTCGCCAGTTGTGGTGGCAAGTGGCGGTGGCTATTAATGATGGTACTCGATGGTAGCAGGTCATAAAAGGTGCTTGTAATGGTGCCTGGAGGTCCATTAGTGCGTacgggtgaagatgatgatcatatacgttgtgtgtgtgtttgagggatatgttatatataagataatGATTTGGGATGTACAAACGGGTAATttctttagttaaaaaaatagtGACTAAAAATTGGTCAAAGGActgatttttagtttgtaggctTATTTggtttgtactggagtaagactatatatataatatctatatatatatatggggtcctactccaatacaaactaaatacaaaccaatgcgattaagtagaatggCAAGGATTTTGGGACCGGGAATGGACACCGAGATGGGCCTATACGGGGGCGGGGCGAGGCCTAGTGGGACCATAGTGGGCCCACGTTTTGGCTCTTAAGGTTGTCTAGAGCCTGTCCAGGCCATGTGCGGAGCCTTGGCGAGTTCGGGACTGGGGGTGGATTGAGTAGGGGGAGGGTGGGCCCTAGGtagatgacatatagggggtgggtgatgttatttaggtatagtttttcttggtttgtattttagtttttatttattttaatggtttgtatttgagcaattgcctatatggtagtgatcaaatacaaaccaacccctaaataaaaactaaaaaccaattcaatttagtgatattcttaatacaatttagtgatattctctttagaatttaatgatCTATGTTGCAAAAAATGGTGAAATCTTCCAGAAATTGATGAAAATTTGTGGATCTTTTGTTCTACTTAATtttggtggtggtggaggtggtgTAGATAgtgaaggtggaggtggagattaaGGTGCTAGACATGAAAGGGGTTAATGGAACAATAGTTTCGATTTATTGGTGGGTGTCTCAAAACTGGTGTTGTTGTAGCTGTAGATAAACTGGTGTTGCTGGTGATGTGGATGATTGAAGGATATCAGATGGCTGTGATAGGTGTGTATGATAAATTTCACTTGTCGATGTCGAGATTACTGGAGATGGAAGCTACTGGGGTAAAACATGCAttaatgtatgtgtatatatttaggcGGTATGTTGGGGTGGTGATGTCAGCTGAAAAGAGAAGGATGTGGTGGAGGGGACGGTGGAGATGGTAGAGATGGGAGCGGCAGACTTGACGGGGTGAAGCTGCCGGAAGTAAGGTGGAGGCATAGGCTGACTTGGAGAAGGAGAAGTGGGGTTGTTggacaatttagtgatattctcttaggaatttagtgatagtttttagtttgtagaataaggaggtttgtATTAGAGTAAGACTCTATATATGAGgtgggctcaaatgagaactagTTCAGAATAAGGAGTAGAGACCTCGAACATGTTCTGTAGTTACGTGCTCCGTAAACcttttgtttctatttttttctcTAAATGCATACTTTTTTCCCATAATTGTAACTGTCAATTTACAGAACACGATGAAAAGGATGCATTGCTTTTACCAAATTTTAGGTTGATGGGAGTTTCAAACAAAATCCACCGATCTTATAGATTTTGCAAGTATACTGCTGttcttattaataattaatacttGGGTGAAGTGCTAAGCAATAATACAAACATATCTTATCAAGGTGAGGTTTTTTGTGGATCAAAAAATGTCATAATGCAAACATGTATAATAGACAAATGAATAGATGGGTATATAACATAACAcaccacacacacatatatgaaaGAGAATAAGCGTGAGAGACCTTCCAGCGTTTTTTGTGACGAAGTGTGATGTCGATAGACTCCAGCCGTACAATTATTTGCTTGAATGTTGGTCTGTTGTCTGGCTTCTCATTCCAGCACTCTTCAATTAACCTATccacaaaatatatttagtgGCGTTTCCTCATGATAGATAggtaaaaaagataatattgggtacattttttttatttactgcAACATACTTAGAGATAATGTGAAACATTTCTAATTGTACAATTGGCTGATTAATTgttcttaatttaattttgtttaatataattatcattGTAATGGAGAAATTTCAGCATGCATAAATATGATATATCAATATGGAGAGAATATGATAAATACCTTAGAAGTTGTGTGTCTTACAAAAATTAACGATAACTGATTAcataattttctaaataaactatTATCTCTATTTATCAGTGTCAGTTTTTTATTTCAagtaaatccaaaaatataaataaagatagtaaataaaaatattagtgaaCAGTGTTATTATGTATATCTCTCGTGTTAATATTTgcattcaattaaaattttagtaacAAGTTTAGTTTTGTTGCTTTTGTATAACAAAATTTTGAGAATAAAGCACAGTTGCAGATCAATTTTAGCTAAACAGTAGTTGGTAATTTATCTTGCATTGCATAATTTGTCGCAATACAACAAAGCTGTAACATAGTAATAAAAAAGAAGTGCTGAAATTTAACAAAATACAATACAGTAGAAAAAACATAACTTTCAAATATTCTTCCACCAGAAAAAATGAGAACTTACTCTCTCAGTCCATGGGCATAGTACTTTGCAGGAGCTCTAAATGGAGGGCGATCCTTAGCAGCATATGCTTTAGGAACTTCAGTTTCTGGCTTTCCGGAAAAAGGAGGGCAGCCCTCAATCATCTAGAGTACAACACATCACAAATATCAATTTATTAGGCATGTTAAGATCAACAACAATTCTTTTTTGGTGTTCTTGAGACGCAAAGTTTTTACGTAAATAGACCCtaacatatataatacaaaatttccTTATCCCTAAAACTTAAGTATTTACAATTGCGGGACAGCTGAATATTAACTCTCAGAAAATGATTGGAAACAAATTTAGCTGCCTCCTTGGCAGAAAAATAACTACAAAAATTATCTTTACGTTCACCTCATAGTATTCTAAAATTTCTATCTATTATAGAGTTACTAAGAGTTTCTGAGCTTTTTGAGATAAGAAAGTACAGATTAAACCGTTGAGAGAATGAATGGGAAAATAACTCGTATAAACTTCCGCTCGTGTTACCTAGTTATTTGGAAAGAAGGATGACAAATTCATTACAAAATGGAAAAAGGACACTGGTGGTTTATCCCTGTATAAACTTCGTTCACTTGGTTCTCACTAAATCTTTTTACTTTTCGGTAATCGGTTTTGCCAAAAGTATAACAAAACAATTTCCTGTGCTGTCCCTTTTTCTTCTTTCATTACAATAACTCACCGAACGCAGCAGAAGAAAGTTTTTAGTAGTAATAAtcctcttccttttctttttttctttttttttaaattataattggaaacacacagtaACATATGGAGTTTCCATCGACTCAATCAATGGGTTTTTATTCCTGTCAGTATTTATCATCATAATAGCTTGCATGGTTTCTATTAATCAATGTCAAGTTAATAATTGCAATAATACAATACCAGGGCTGTTAGAAACTGCATTGTACCGTGCGATAGAATAGCAATTTCTAGTGCACGTGTGTGGGTGTTAGACACTGCATTTTGGTGTGCGATGTAATAGCAACTTTAAGGTGTGTTTATGTCTGACTCCTCAAGGTACATGTATTGGAAAAGATACTACACCAGAGTTCATGTAACTTAGCCCGCAAATCATCCACTTTGTACTGTTGCTAATATTTCCTGATGTATAAAACAAACACGTGATTTTGGGATCAAACTGGTTCAAACGTGCTACTACAATTCTCTTAACTAACCCAAGAGTGACAAGACCAAAAGAATAAAAGATGCTCCCTGAAATAATTTCATGCAAAGAGTACTCTACGCTTTATAAGTTAATATGATCGAACTAGATAATCGAGTGGAAGTTCGCTATGCTTGCAAAATGAATTCACAACTCACAAAATAAGCCCATCTTAAATATAACCACTCTATTGGTAACACTAGTACTTGGTAAAGCACGTCTTGCAACTCCTATGACttactatataatattatcttaacccaaataaaaattgtaagaaCCAAATAATGAGCATATATAGTacaaaacttaaaataaaaagtgcAAAACTGCAAATTACGTAACTGATAGATACATAGAGAATGGACAAGGTAATCAAGAGGTAAAAGGTGTACATAAAGCAACTATACTACCTCAGATTTTTCAAAAGATCCctttctaaaataaaaagtcACCCAGAGACTGTAAATAAGAACTGTACCTCTTGTAAAATTAATGCAAATGAAAAAACGTCAACCTTCGTATCATATTCTTCATTTCTGAAAACCTCTGGAGCCACATATCGACCTATCAAGTAACAAATCAAATACACTAACTTAAGATGATCATTATGTAAAGTAAACCCATAATACATGctttatacaaatattatatacttgTGCATAGAAACTAATGTTATTGCGGACCTACAGAAAACAAATGCATTCTTTACGTAAGTCTATATGTTGCAAAAATCAATAAACAGCTGAAACACATGACTACAGCCATTGTAACCGAATTAAAAACAGTGTCGACAAACTCACATACTTCATTACATACTTATATGTATGTTGACAATGATTCTTAACTAATTTTCCAGTAATAAGATATTCCTGTTTCAATTTGTAAGGCTCTATCATCATTATAACCTTCTCCTAATTATACTTTAACATGGAAATGAAAGAAATGTAAGGTTAATACGAAGGCATATTGATCTATTGTAGTAGGGTGAGGTCGCTTATCACCAGTTTTCCACTCGAGGGTAAAAATAGGATTATTTGACTGCTCTAAGAGGTTAATTTTCACACAAACAATAAACATCAGAAAAAATAAAGTATCTGCGGTCACAAAATAATACCTTTTATGTTCGTAAACATTCCCATTCAGAAGAAAGCAGTCGTTACTCACTCGTATAAATAATACTAAATCCCCACAGattaaattaatgaaataaaaaCTCACTTACAAGATGTGTTCTGCCATGTTACAGGTCTATCCTCCTTAACTCTGCTGGTAACTTTTAGCAGCTTGCTAACTCCAAAGTCTGCAACTTTCAGATGACCTGAGTCGTCCCGCAATATGTTTCTGTTATTGTACAAATAAATCAGGACGTCTCTAAAACtttgtaataaatatataagtacAGTAACTTATATGAAACATTTTAGGTTATTGCACGGGGTAAAAAAATCACGATGAGTAACTTACGCTGGCTCAAGATCACTATGAATTATTGCCTCTGGTTTATTCTCATGCAAATAGTTCAGGCCCCTGCAAATTCACCAGAATGACAATGATTAATACACTTGACAGGAAAAGCGCATACAGATGTTTTTTCTCCTTATAATGGCCCATAACAAATAAATGTctgattaatataatatttccaATATTTAGAACTCCTAGGAGGTTTCAGGAATATTAGTAAATGGCAACAATTTCATGACTACCTGAAGGTTAAGAGTTTGATTGTCAACAAACTCACAAGTTAATCCTGATTAGGTATACTTTCCAGGAAGCAGAGAAGGTACCACAAACGATTGCAAAAGAGcagatttatattttttaactttataaGCATACATTAATGATAGAGCTCCCTCAGTCTTTATTCAAGCTATCTGCAATTCCTCATCACAACTAAAACTATATTGCGTCGACATTCCTACTGATGAATTCTACTTCCAATCATTACCAAAAGTGTTTCCAGGCAGGCAAACAATTCAGATCTATAATTAAAACATTACGTAAGTTACTATATGTCCTAATCACACTACATATTATAATTCTTGAACATTTACAGACCTTGCGATGTCCATTGCAAATCTGATAGCTCTCCTCGGTTTTTGaggtccttttcttttcataTAAGCACAAAGATCACCCTGCATCAGACATTGGAATGACGTTCAGAGAAATATTCAAAAGACTATTTGAGGGAGAGGGGGAAGGGAGAAGCTGTAGCTAAAGCATAATTCATTTTGTAGTTCACTACACACTTTCGACAACAAAGGAATAGATATATGTGCATACAAGCACACCACAGCCTTCCACTTTtcctaattaaaaataacatttcttAATATATCAGGAAAAAATGTGagtggattttaaaaaaataaaattttgtaccACTGGAGAAGAGCAGGGGTGATCTAGATAACACAAAATTAAGGACAAAACAATCAGCATGTTCTAGGAGACCCGTAAACTATAAATAATGGCGAGCTACAAAACACCTTTGGTAAATATTCTGTCACAATCATCATTGGACTACTCTGAGTTACAGCACCAAGAAATTGAACCACATTAGGATGCCGTATCTTCTGAAGCAACGCAAGCTCATCACTGAAAGCTTTCCTGAACAAACCAAAAACCCTATGAATAAGATACAAACACCCAGCATAACACAGGGAAGCATTATATATTACATGAGCACTCACACTTTATCATCACCAGTAATAACTTCTTCCCTAAAAGTCTTCACGGCAACTTGTGTTCCACGCCAAGAGGCAATGCGAAAAGTAcccttatattttaaaatcatcaaacacaagTGTAAATTTTCTCATAGATCTTACAAATATGACAGGTCAAAGGATTAGCAGGGCTGAAGTTAAAAGACATCAGTTACAGTTTGGTAGTGGCAATCTCCTTAAACATACAAAGCGGGCCGAAACAAATTTCGTAGAAATGAActagctacttatcaccaaaATGTATCGGCCATAAAATGCAGACAACATAGGGATTAAAGTAGTCACCTTCGTTAATTCGATACTGTTTGTAAAATCAAGTTCTTTGGGATCAATTTCATATTCTGGGACTTCTCGAGCAGTTTTGACATGCATTGGGGCCACCTAAATTTATAAACCACATGACAGGGTAAGTTGccaataataattcaaatttatttcaGTTCAAGAGCATAACCACAGAGTAATAGCATGCAGATTGGCATCAAATGACTTCATAAGAAAAAAGGACTTACATGAAGCTTGGCACCGTGTTTCTCCAAAAGTTTAATAACATCGTGATTTTGATAGTGTATTGCATCAGCAAGAGGCTGTAAATCAAAGGTCAAACTACTATgagataaaagaaaaaaagagagtaaACCATCCTGACGTAGGACTAGACATGGAAGAGCAGTGGTGAATAAACTAACATTCATTATCAACAGTCAATCAACAGATAAAGtcattctaaaatttaaatttaacgaAACATTTATAACTCCATATAAAAGTAAAATCCTATAAGactataaattaaaatcaaaacccTTCTGAATTAAATATTGCTGATAATTAAACAAACTTATATTGGTTGTTTCTTACTTATAATATAATGTATAATCAATCACATTATACTGACTTGTGAGCAACAGTAACATTTTAGCTGAATATGAAGGAGTAGTAACGTGCGTAAACACACAGAGGAAATTGGGAGAGCACACGTGTCACATGAGTCCGTCTAGTGTAATTAGTGCtgccttttcttcttcttttttcttggggtgggtgggggtggggggggggggggggggggctgcTTACTGTATAAGCTTGGAAGTTGGAAATTTTAATACCAAAGTCATTAGTTTGATTCATCTAATAGGTTGTCATagaaacttaaaattttgacgTTTTGCAAAGATAACAACCTAACACATAAGTACCAATCTTAATAGCTGTTGCACCTTACATCCTAGAAATTTTATAGACTAAACTTAAAGAGCAAGAGGGGCAACCAGCCAACCATAAAGTTGCAAGTGTTTCACACTCGAATTCCCTTCTTTAAATATGTAAATGGGACCGATATGAGTAGATACAAGAAGATAGTGCATCATCACTTTAATAGTTTACTGCATTCAGGCAACTTAATATATAACAAGAAGAAGTCATACAGCTATGACACCTATAAAAACATGCAAGTGCGCGGGGGACTTACTGTATAAGCTTGGAAGTTGGAATTTTAATGCCAAAGTCATTAGTTTGATTCATCTAATAGGTCTTTTCTATCAAAATTGAGATTGTCATagaaacttaaaattttgacgTGTTGCAAAGATAACAACCTAACACATAAGTACCAATCTTAATAACTGTTGCACCTTACATCCTAGAAATTTTATAGACTAAACTTAAAGAGCAAGAGGGGCAACCAGCCAACCATAAAGTTGCAAGTGTTTCACACTCGAATTCCCTTCTTTAAATATGTAAATGGGACCGATATGAGTAGATACAAGAAGATAGTGCATCATCACTTTAATAGTTTACTGCATTCAGGAAACTTAATATATAACAACAAAAAGTCATACAGCTATGACGCCTATAAAAACATGAAAGT
Protein-coding regions in this window:
- the LOC108204802 gene encoding integrin-linked protein kinase 1, whose protein sequence is MDLKTRLPLLRQSSLAPETRNDSVVTGEDGSDEEDGTIISGVQLMYLANEGDLDGITELLDSGTDVNFKDIDDRTPLHVAACQGKSDVVELLLKRGAQVDPKDRWGSTPLADAIHYQNHDVIKLLEKHGAKLHVAPMHVKTAREVPEYEIDPKELDFTNSIELTKGTFRIASWRGTQVAVKTFREEVITGDDKVKAFSDELALLQKIRHPNVVQFLGAVTQSSPMMIVTEYLPKGDLCAYMKRKGPQKPRRAIRFAMDIARGLNYLHENKPEAIIHSDLEPANILRDDSGHLKVADFGVSKLLKVTSRVKEDRPVTWQNTSCRYVAPEVFRNEEYDTKVDVFSFALILQEMIEGCPPFSGKPETEVPKAYAAKDRPPFRAPAKYYAHGLRELIEECWNEKPDNRPTFKQIIVRLESIDITLRHKKRWKVRPLRFFQNLEAIWKKDYSSSSSRGGSSRATSI